From Anopheles darlingi chromosome 2, idAnoDarlMG_H_01, whole genome shotgun sequence, the proteins below share one genomic window:
- the LOC125951533 gene encoding tubulin monoglutamylase TTLL4 isoform X3, with protein MARSGDQRIITTKFATIMDFKQNGGSPSSQQSGSQPSLVDGVLYSTDARNGGNSAVRLHSLKQQLPPTSGNGANGQSTVSSSSTSTSGGSNHHHPSLRRRCRSESLPMAPLLYGAIDHHPNAQHSSRGGSKSKLLPAHSHHHLSHQRARFGSSSAAATSNALHDPHAAAAGGLFVESFSLQQHAASNAPANGSTRKVQLSLPTHDLLPSIGGTTAGGLQLAKENVAQNGVSAVNAKDLYMSELDGYKKDRRNGGYYVPNEWQLESRFARNLELNFSNRASILERGTNRKLRPRRESEPQEVLYHSAHGNANAAVNSLLTGRITTIASRDRFTPDNTLKRSRDTISPTMEADEAMVSDMYEGASALPSSSASTYGSSQKDSPPSKMVNTVEKMDVSPETVTSRSGKISPTSQQRSKLSKTSTGLYNGRSSKGIAVRANRIATSRLKPKLATTLTCTGATMGSDVSSRKSTSPQPGSQRISSITGAAGTASPTPSGVSIGTSGGESVHTQDLDAETIDQSDAGDDDDDDLDDECNGEDDDLDDEIPISGDDVLEDSLTDSEDNYRAYLAATYQKPKSQSGSPPPAVGKAPPASVTSIGGVVGGYAAEGPLAPSLFPHVPPYLSFATHDEKGPPMPPSIHKVLKWKLTLITPIVVRKVLINSGFRLLKKTNDWVGIWGKHMKSALFKTLRPYQKFNHLPGSFQIGRKDRVWRNLQTQMNRHGKKEFGFMPRTYIIPQDLKMLRQLWPRYNQRNCKWIIKPPASARGTGIKVVNRWSQIPKRKPLIVQRYIERPLLINGSKFDLRLYALVTSMNPLRVYMHTDGLARFASVKYSEKSETLSDRYMHLTNYSINKLSNNYSQNEDADACQGHKWTIKSLWSYFVEQGVNVDRLWGALRNLVLRTVLAGEGPIHAMSKVNVGSRYNCYELFGIDVLLDSELVPWLLEVNISPSLHSASSLDLRVKGPLVKALLNTVMYQIPPRIPMAEQKEILKEQGLEGPLCFDKRIYTTGLSKAERLKHNQFIQKDMAREDYMSTILEDLTPDDVRCLLLTEDELARSAPLERIFPAPNSHRYIGFTEHPRYYNRLLDAWEHRYCHNRAEGIALLQSLCEKKVHLQVPPSTLKKDCNNEQPIDGASSENGSQDSGIHTDQTSSSELPSQDSSSVYQSQESIDQLPEDTPRHKVTAGPAVTVTTTSQPVVIRAIYPPGSDNLLSTQTIEIPVSITVPTLPLVSTATDSTLTSDEVPPKVTKDDDDSDGLRLGDKIKLILDDALLLKQQECGAGDTENTIIVQD; from the exons ATGGCACGGTCGGGCGATCAGCggatc ATAACGACCAAATTCGCCACCATCATGGACTTCAAACAGAATGGTGGTTCACCTTCGTCACAGCAATCCGGTAGTCAACCGTCGCTCGTTGATGGAGTGCTCTACAGTACGGATGCTCGTAACGGTGGCAATTCTGCGGTTCGGTTGCATTCGCTAAAGCAACAACTGCCGCCAACCAGTGGAAACGGTGCCAACGGTCAGTCAacggtttcttcttcatcaacGAGCACAAGTGGAGgcagcaaccatcatcatccatcgttACGTCGGAGATGTCGTAGTGAAAGTCTTCCAATGGCACCCCTACTGTACGGTGCCATCGACCATCATCCCAATGCTCAGCACAGTAGCAGAGGGGGCAGTAAGAGTAAACTGCTTCCCGCtcattctcatcatcatctaagTCACCAGAGAGCGAGATTCGGATCAAGTAGCGCCGCAGCGACATCCAATGCTCTTCACGATCCACATGCAGCAGCGGCTGGTGGATTGTTTGTAGAATCGttctcgctgcagcagcacgctgCCAGCAACGCTCCGGCGAATGGTAGCACTCGAAAGGTACAGCTGTCCCTACCGACGCACGATCTACTGCCTTCGATCGGTGGTACCACCGCCGGTGGTCTACAGCTGGCCAAGGAAAATGTCGCTCAAAACGGTGTGTCTGCCGTGAATGCAAAAGATTTGTACATGAGTGAGCTAGATGGATATAAGAAGGATCGTCGTAACGGTGGCTACTACGTGCCCAACGAATGGCAGCTTGAGTCTCGATTTGCGCGCAACCTCGAGCTAAACTTTAGCAACCGTGCATCGATCCTGGAACGAGGTACCAACCGGAAGTTGCGACCCCGACGCGAGTCGGAACCGCAGGAAGTTCTTTACCACAGTGCCCACGGTAATGCGAATGCTGCCGTTAACAGCCTTTTGACCGGTCGCATCACGACGATCGCCAGTCGTGATCGGTTTACTCCCGAT AATACTCTTAAGCGAAGTCGTGATACAATTTCTCCGACCATGGAAGCCGACGAAGCGATGGTGAGCGACATGTACGAAGGAGCGTCCGCTTTACCATCGTCCTCTGCGTCAACCTACGGCAGTTCGCAGAAAGACTCTCCTCCCTCGAAGATGGTGAACACGGTAGAAAAGATGGATGTGAGCCCGGAAACGGTAACGTCCCGCAGTGGAAAGATCTCACCTACGAGCCAGCAGCGTTCGAAGCTCTCAAAAACGAGCACCGGATTGTATAACGGACGCTCATCGAAAGGCATTGCCGTACGTGcgaatcgcatcgcaacgaGTCGGCTCAAACCGAAGCTAGCCACCACGCTTACGTGTACGGGTGCGACGATGGGTAGCGATGTTTCGAGTCGCAAATCCACCTCACCTCAACCGGGCAGTCAACGGATTTCGTCAATTACGGGTGCGGCAGGAACGGCCTCACCAACACCGTCCGGTGTGTCGATTGGAACCAGCGGTGGCGAATCGGTGCACACGCAGGATCTCGATGCCGAAACAATCGATCAGTCTGAtgcaggtgatgatgatgatgacgatcttgATGACGAGTGTAATGGGGAGGACGATGATCTGGACGACGAGATCCCGATCAGTGGCGATGATGTGCTGGAAGATTCGCTAACCGACTCGGAGGATAACTACAGGGCGTATCTAGCGGCAACATATCAGAAGCCAAAGTCGCAATCTGGCTCACCACCTCCGGCAGTTGGTAAAGCCCCACCGGCCTCCGTCACATCGATAGGTGGCGTGGTCGGTGGATACGCCGCGGAGGGTCCTCTCGCTCCTAGTCTCTTCCCGCATGTTCCTCCTTATTTATCATTTGCAACGCACGACGAGAAAGGGCCCCCGATGCCGCCGTCCATACACAAAGTACTGAAGTGGAAGCTCACGCTCATCACACCGATTGTCGTGCGCAAGGTTCTAATCAACAGTGGCTTCCGGTTGCTAAAAA AAACGAACGATTGGGTCGGCATCTGGGGTAAACACATGAAAAGTGCATTGTTTAAAACGTTGCGTCCATATCAGAAGTTCAACCATCTGCCGGGAAGCTTCCAGATCGGTCGTAAGGATCGCGTGTGGCGCAACCTGCAGACACAGATGAACCGTCACGGGAAGAAGGAGTTTGGTTTCATGCCCCGTACCTACATCATACCTCAGGATTTGAAGATGTTGCGGCAGCTGTGGCCGCGCTACAATCAGCGCAACTGCAAGTGGATCATCAAACCACCGGCATCCGCTAGAGGTACAGGCATCAAAGTCGTGAACCGTTGGTCTCAGATCCCGAAACGAAAACCGCTGATCGTGCAGCGGTACATCGAGCGACCGCTACTTATCAATGGTAGCAAATTTGATCTTCGCCTTTACGCGCTCGTGACCTCCATGAATCCACTGCGGGTATACATGCACACCGATGGGCTGGCCCGGTTTGCGTCGGTCAAATACAGTGAGAAATCGGAAACTCTCAGCGATCGGTACATGCATTTAACGAACTACAGTATTAACAAACTGTCCAACAACTACAGCCAGAATGAGGATGCGGACGCATGCCAGGGACACAAGTGGACTATTAAATCGCTGTGGTCGTACTTTGTCGAACAGGGCGTCAACGTTGATCGGTTGTGGGGCGCTCTGCGAAATCTTGTTTTGCGCACGGTACTCGCTGGCGAAGGACCGATCCACGCCATGTCGAAAGTAAACGTGGGTAGCCGATACAACTGCTACGAACTGTTTGGCATCGATGTGCTACTTGATTCCGAGCTAGTACCATGGCTACTGGAGGTGAACATCTCTCCGTCGTTACACTCTGCGTCGTCGCTTGATTTGCGCGTCAAAGGGCCGCTTGTTAAAGCACTACTAAACACCGTCATGTATCAG ATTCCTCCAAGAATTCCGATGGCTGAACAGAAGGAGATACTTAAAGAGCAGGGACTTGAAGGGCCACTGTGCTTCGATAAGCGTATCTACACGACGGGCCTGTCGAAAGCCGAAAGACTGAAACATAATCAATTCATCCAGAAGGATATGGCGCGAGAGGAT TACATGAGCACAATACTAGAAGACCTGACGCCTGACGATGTGCGCTGCTTGCTATTGACCGAAGACGAACTGGCACGCAGCGCTCCGTTGGAAAGGATTTTCCCAGCCCCCAATAGTCACCGATATATTGGGTTTACCGAGCATCCTCGGTATTACAATCGGCTGCTGGATGCCTGGGAGCATCGGTACTGTCACAATCGGGCGGAAGGCATTGCTCTCCTACAGTCTCTGTGCGAAAAGAAGGTACATCTGCAGGTGCCACCCAGTACACTGAAAAAG GATTGCAACAATGAGCAACCGATTGATGGTGCGAGCAGCGAAAACGGCTCGCAGGACAGTGGCATCCATACGGATCAGACCAGCTCATCCGAACTGCCATCGCAGGACTCGTCGTCCGTCTATCAGTCGCAAgagtcgatcgatcagctgccGGAGGACACACCACGCCACAAAGTGACGGCAGGCCCGGCTGTGACCGTTACCACCACCTCTCAGCCCGTTGTTATTCGTGCCATTTATCCACCGGGAAGTGACAATCTACTCAGCACGCAAACGATTGAAATCCCGGTATCGATCACGGTACCGACACTGCCACTGGTCAGTACCGCCACTGACAGTACACTGACCAGCGACGAGGTCCCGCCAAAGGTAaccaaggacgacgacgatagcgaCGGATTGCGGCTGGGCGATAAAATTAAGCTTATCCTTGATGATGCGTTGTTGCTGAAACAACAAGAGTGCGGTGCAGGTGACACGGAAAACACCATCATTGTGCAGGATTAA
- the LOC125951533 gene encoding tubulin monoglutamylase TTLL4 isoform X5: MDFKQNGGSPSSQQSGSQPSLVDGVLYSTDARNGGNSAVRLHSLKQQLPPTSGNGANGQSTVSSSSTSTSGGSNHHHPSLRRRCRSESLPMAPLLYGAIDHHPNAQHSSRGGSKSKLLPAHSHHHLSHQRARFGSSSAAATSNALHDPHAAAAGGLFVESFSLQQHAASNAPANGSTRKVQLSLPTHDLLPSIGGTTAGGLQLAKENVAQNGVSAVNAKDLYMSELDGYKKDRRNGGYYVPNEWQLESRFARNLELNFSNRASILERGTNRKLRPRRESEPQEVLYHSAHGNANAAVNSLLTGRITTIASRDRFTPDNTLKRSRDTISPTMEADEAMVSDMYEGASALPSSSASTYGSSQKDSPPSKMVNTVEKMDVSPETVTSRSGKISPTSQQRSKLSKTSTGLYNGRSSKGIAVRANRIATSRLKPKLATTLTCTGATMGSDVSSRKSTSPQPGSQRISSITGAAGTASPTPSGVSIGTSGGESVHTQDLDAETIDQSDAGDDDDDDLDDECNGEDDDLDDEIPISGDDVLEDSLTDSEDNYRAYLAATYQKPKSQSGSPPPAVGKAPPASVTSIGGVVGGYAAEGPLAPSLFPHVPPYLSFATHDEKGPPMPPSIHKVLKWKLTLITPIVVRKVLINSGFRLLKKTNDWVGIWGKHMKSALFKTLRPYQKFNHLPGSFQIGRKDRVWRNLQTQMNRHGKKEFGFMPRTYIIPQDLKMLRQLWPRYNQRNCKWIIKPPASARGTGIKVVNRWSQIPKRKPLIVQRYIERPLLINGSKFDLRLYALVTSMNPLRVYMHTDGLARFASVKYSEKSETLSDRYMHLTNYSINKLSNNYSQNEDADACQGHKWTIKSLWSYFVEQGVNVDRLWGALRNLVLRTVLAGEGPIHAMSKVNVGSRYNCYELFGIDVLLDSELVPWLLEVNISPSLHSASSLDLRVKGPLVKALLNTVMYQIPPRIPMAEQKEILKEQGLEGPLCFDKRIYTTGLSKAERLKHNQFIQKDMAREDYMSTILEDLTPDDVRCLLLTEDELARSAPLERIFPAPNSHRYIGFTEHPRYYNRLLDAWEHRYCHNRAEGIALLQSLCEKKVHLQVPPSTLKKDCNNEQPIDGASSENGSQDSGIHTDQTSSSELPSQDSSSVYQSQESIDQLPEDTPRHKVTAGPAVTVTTTSQPVVIRAIYPPGSDNLLSTQTIEIPVSITVPTLPLVSTATDSTLTSDEVPPKVTKDDDDSDGLRLGDKIKLILDDALLLKQQECGAGDTENTIIVQD; this comes from the exons ATGGACTTCAAACAGAATGGTGGTTCACCTTCGTCACAGCAATCCGGTAGTCAACCGTCGCTCGTTGATGGAGTGCTCTACAGTACGGATGCTCGTAACGGTGGCAATTCTGCGGTTCGGTTGCATTCGCTAAAGCAACAACTGCCGCCAACCAGTGGAAACGGTGCCAACGGTCAGTCAacggtttcttcttcatcaacGAGCACAAGTGGAGgcagcaaccatcatcatccatcgttACGTCGGAGATGTCGTAGTGAAAGTCTTCCAATGGCACCCCTACTGTACGGTGCCATCGACCATCATCCCAATGCTCAGCACAGTAGCAGAGGGGGCAGTAAGAGTAAACTGCTTCCCGCtcattctcatcatcatctaagTCACCAGAGAGCGAGATTCGGATCAAGTAGCGCCGCAGCGACATCCAATGCTCTTCACGATCCACATGCAGCAGCGGCTGGTGGATTGTTTGTAGAATCGttctcgctgcagcagcacgctgCCAGCAACGCTCCGGCGAATGGTAGCACTCGAAAGGTACAGCTGTCCCTACCGACGCACGATCTACTGCCTTCGATCGGTGGTACCACCGCCGGTGGTCTACAGCTGGCCAAGGAAAATGTCGCTCAAAACGGTGTGTCTGCCGTGAATGCAAAAGATTTGTACATGAGTGAGCTAGATGGATATAAGAAGGATCGTCGTAACGGTGGCTACTACGTGCCCAACGAATGGCAGCTTGAGTCTCGATTTGCGCGCAACCTCGAGCTAAACTTTAGCAACCGTGCATCGATCCTGGAACGAGGTACCAACCGGAAGTTGCGACCCCGACGCGAGTCGGAACCGCAGGAAGTTCTTTACCACAGTGCCCACGGTAATGCGAATGCTGCCGTTAACAGCCTTTTGACCGGTCGCATCACGACGATCGCCAGTCGTGATCGGTTTACTCCCGAT AATACTCTTAAGCGAAGTCGTGATACAATTTCTCCGACCATGGAAGCCGACGAAGCGATGGTGAGCGACATGTACGAAGGAGCGTCCGCTTTACCATCGTCCTCTGCGTCAACCTACGGCAGTTCGCAGAAAGACTCTCCTCCCTCGAAGATGGTGAACACGGTAGAAAAGATGGATGTGAGCCCGGAAACGGTAACGTCCCGCAGTGGAAAGATCTCACCTACGAGCCAGCAGCGTTCGAAGCTCTCAAAAACGAGCACCGGATTGTATAACGGACGCTCATCGAAAGGCATTGCCGTACGTGcgaatcgcatcgcaacgaGTCGGCTCAAACCGAAGCTAGCCACCACGCTTACGTGTACGGGTGCGACGATGGGTAGCGATGTTTCGAGTCGCAAATCCACCTCACCTCAACCGGGCAGTCAACGGATTTCGTCAATTACGGGTGCGGCAGGAACGGCCTCACCAACACCGTCCGGTGTGTCGATTGGAACCAGCGGTGGCGAATCGGTGCACACGCAGGATCTCGATGCCGAAACAATCGATCAGTCTGAtgcaggtgatgatgatgatgacgatcttgATGACGAGTGTAATGGGGAGGACGATGATCTGGACGACGAGATCCCGATCAGTGGCGATGATGTGCTGGAAGATTCGCTAACCGACTCGGAGGATAACTACAGGGCGTATCTAGCGGCAACATATCAGAAGCCAAAGTCGCAATCTGGCTCACCACCTCCGGCAGTTGGTAAAGCCCCACCGGCCTCCGTCACATCGATAGGTGGCGTGGTCGGTGGATACGCCGCGGAGGGTCCTCTCGCTCCTAGTCTCTTCCCGCATGTTCCTCCTTATTTATCATTTGCAACGCACGACGAGAAAGGGCCCCCGATGCCGCCGTCCATACACAAAGTACTGAAGTGGAAGCTCACGCTCATCACACCGATTGTCGTGCGCAAGGTTCTAATCAACAGTGGCTTCCGGTTGCTAAAAA AAACGAACGATTGGGTCGGCATCTGGGGTAAACACATGAAAAGTGCATTGTTTAAAACGTTGCGTCCATATCAGAAGTTCAACCATCTGCCGGGAAGCTTCCAGATCGGTCGTAAGGATCGCGTGTGGCGCAACCTGCAGACACAGATGAACCGTCACGGGAAGAAGGAGTTTGGTTTCATGCCCCGTACCTACATCATACCTCAGGATTTGAAGATGTTGCGGCAGCTGTGGCCGCGCTACAATCAGCGCAACTGCAAGTGGATCATCAAACCACCGGCATCCGCTAGAGGTACAGGCATCAAAGTCGTGAACCGTTGGTCTCAGATCCCGAAACGAAAACCGCTGATCGTGCAGCGGTACATCGAGCGACCGCTACTTATCAATGGTAGCAAATTTGATCTTCGCCTTTACGCGCTCGTGACCTCCATGAATCCACTGCGGGTATACATGCACACCGATGGGCTGGCCCGGTTTGCGTCGGTCAAATACAGTGAGAAATCGGAAACTCTCAGCGATCGGTACATGCATTTAACGAACTACAGTATTAACAAACTGTCCAACAACTACAGCCAGAATGAGGATGCGGACGCATGCCAGGGACACAAGTGGACTATTAAATCGCTGTGGTCGTACTTTGTCGAACAGGGCGTCAACGTTGATCGGTTGTGGGGCGCTCTGCGAAATCTTGTTTTGCGCACGGTACTCGCTGGCGAAGGACCGATCCACGCCATGTCGAAAGTAAACGTGGGTAGCCGATACAACTGCTACGAACTGTTTGGCATCGATGTGCTACTTGATTCCGAGCTAGTACCATGGCTACTGGAGGTGAACATCTCTCCGTCGTTACACTCTGCGTCGTCGCTTGATTTGCGCGTCAAAGGGCCGCTTGTTAAAGCACTACTAAACACCGTCATGTATCAG ATTCCTCCAAGAATTCCGATGGCTGAACAGAAGGAGATACTTAAAGAGCAGGGACTTGAAGGGCCACTGTGCTTCGATAAGCGTATCTACACGACGGGCCTGTCGAAAGCCGAAAGACTGAAACATAATCAATTCATCCAGAAGGATATGGCGCGAGAGGAT TACATGAGCACAATACTAGAAGACCTGACGCCTGACGATGTGCGCTGCTTGCTATTGACCGAAGACGAACTGGCACGCAGCGCTCCGTTGGAAAGGATTTTCCCAGCCCCCAATAGTCACCGATATATTGGGTTTACCGAGCATCCTCGGTATTACAATCGGCTGCTGGATGCCTGGGAGCATCGGTACTGTCACAATCGGGCGGAAGGCATTGCTCTCCTACAGTCTCTGTGCGAAAAGAAGGTACATCTGCAGGTGCCACCCAGTACACTGAAAAAG GATTGCAACAATGAGCAACCGATTGATGGTGCGAGCAGCGAAAACGGCTCGCAGGACAGTGGCATCCATACGGATCAGACCAGCTCATCCGAACTGCCATCGCAGGACTCGTCGTCCGTCTATCAGTCGCAAgagtcgatcgatcagctgccGGAGGACACACCACGCCACAAAGTGACGGCAGGCCCGGCTGTGACCGTTACCACCACCTCTCAGCCCGTTGTTATTCGTGCCATTTATCCACCGGGAAGTGACAATCTACTCAGCACGCAAACGATTGAAATCCCGGTATCGATCACGGTACCGACACTGCCACTGGTCAGTACCGCCACTGACAGTACACTGACCAGCGACGAGGTCCCGCCAAAGGTAaccaaggacgacgacgatagcgaCGGATTGCGGCTGGGCGATAAAATTAAGCTTATCCTTGATGATGCGTTGTTGCTGAAACAACAAGAGTGCGGTGCAGGTGACACGGAAAACACCATCATTGTGCAGGATTAA